The following proteins come from a genomic window of Lytechinus pictus isolate F3 Inbred chromosome 1, Lp3.0, whole genome shotgun sequence:
- the LOC129273580 gene encoding uncharacterized protein LOC129273580, with product MKSSSNNPDKKQKWYDDVRTQGDHNVKYLSKIKDMKEQLHKDGQSSTPSVGRGGDHGRHRTHPVTRPSLTRHLSLNLPVFVTNADLSTVPRAGRLSMYSKANRPVPAIHPVQGVGLLDDANTRKGTKRTEYYSKRHNSLTSIDKISPDIDKGPQPPTLKRFARSKKPTPLSNRVTKASSDEHCMHLRSYNVSCSHSQPLGRLRSRSTCSENESCAQTRTIKQAFGRHSSDKSDYRGAATKAKSSVKYKPTRSSSQDRSRRVSQELVPVKRSINVDVPHGDYYNPDASGYKAPVCTPHTVVSEKSDLGCHYSQSSDSGVSINRGSASSASSSQYQDTVDSNDWSEIGVTLSQIRLSHSQSEPSIKDMANIMAVASGIDADVEYQQNRSISSTTGSSQGSDDTIPVVQINSKSESENERQMDSLVTINAPFIMFRPATPRMPEREEKTYDHEVGRVLVTAASQAELRRKEMRKLVEDIEEFNSANKNLYRKVKPISG from the coding sequence ATGAAATCGTCAAGCAACAACCCAGACAAGAAACAGAAATGGTACGATGATGTACGAACACAGGGCGATCATAACGTCAAGTATCTAAGTAAGATCAAAGATATGAAAGAACAACTTCACAAAGACGGGCAGTCTAGTACGCCCTCTGTTGGTAGGGGTGGTGATCATGGTCGTCATAGGACACATCCAGTGACTCGTCCCAGTCTTACCCGTCATCTCTCTCTTAATCTACCAGTATTCGTCACCAATGCTGACCTGTCAACCGTGCCTCGAGCTGGTAGACTATCTATGTACTCTAAGGCCAACAGACCAGTACCCGCCATACATCCAGTCCAAGGAGTAGGTCTATTGGATGATGCTAATACGAGGAAAGGGACAAAGCGTACTGAATATTACTCCAAGAGGCACAACTCACTTACGTCAATTGATAAAATTTCGCCAGATATAGACAAAGGCCCTCAACCACCCACGCTTAAACGCTTTGCTCGCTCTAAAAAGCCGACACCGTTATCTAACCGCGTTACAAAAGCCTCGTCAGATGAACATTGCATGCATCTAAGGTCGTATAATGTGTCATGCTCACACTCGCAACCTCTGGGTCGACTGCGATCAAGATCAACGTGTAGTGAGAACGAATCTTGTGCACAAACGAGAACTATCAAACAGGCTTTTGGTCGACATAGCTCCGACAAATCAGATTATCGGGGTGCTGCGACCAAAGCAAAGTCATCAGTCAAATACAAACCGACCCGTTCAAGTTCTCAAGATAGAAGTCGCAGGGTAAGTCAAGAACTAGTTCCTGTCAAACGATCAATCAACGTCGATGTACCACATGGAGACTACTACAACCCGGACGCCTCTGGGTACAAAGCTCCTGTCTGTACTCCCCACACGGTCGTGTCCGAAAAATCAGATTTGGGATGTCACTACTCCCAAAGCAGTGACAGTGGTGTGTCTATCAACAGGGGCAGCGCCTCTTCTGCATCCAGTTCTCAATACCAAGATACGGTCGACTCTAACGATTGGTCCGAGATTGGTGTGACACTGTCCCAGATACGTCTGAGTCATTCACAGTCAGAGCCGTCTATCAAGGACATGGCCAACATCATGGCGGTGGCGAGTGGCATCGATGCCGATGTCGAATATCAACAGAATCGTTCGATCTCTTCGACGACTGGGTCGTCACAAGGTAGCGATGATACGATACCCGTCGTACAGATCAACTCCAAGTCGGAAAGTGAGAACGAGAGGCAGATGGATAGTCTGGTGACGATCAACGCACCTTTCATTATGTTTCGTCCTGCCACACCCCGTATGccagagagagaagagaagacGTATGACCATGAAGTCGGTCGTGTTCTTGTCACAGCTGCTTCACAGGCCGAGTTACGACGGAAAGAGATGCGAAAACTTGTAGAAGATATTGAAGAATTCAATTCGGCCAATAAGAATCTTTATCGAAAGGTCAAGCCAATTAGCGGCTGA
- the LOC129259882 gene encoding cell division control protein 6 homolog isoform X1: MPVQTRRGNQSTLSFPTRKTNTPSRIEHTLKGGEKKLDRLKRDHCRSKSLSSLSKSTPVHVDSEQSFISLADRLDGVISPRKRSTVVAAKDSPLKTPSKSPRKRSISDHYNDENQEPEACSPTKVKRSILESMSPSKRCESTPIRKLGVARQDGECYSSAKKALHTSLPERLLCREKETQTIQSFLKNHLTARKPGSLYISGAPGTGKTACLKQILQQQHKGSRKSSQHIFVNCMLVRQSQGIYHTVLKEVNHDVSTDKMSAKMAARALQKSFTSPGPTVLLVLDEIDHLDSKGQEVLYTMFEWPSLPKSRLVLVGVANSLDLTDRILPRLQSRPKCRPELLHFAPYTRTQISTILQDRLKESTVDGTAVVDPMAVQLCARKVAAVAGDVRKALDVCRRAVEIVEADIRRQSILKPSGGSPRKTLLSPVKSSARNSPKKGSPSKLPKKVSLLQVSNVINEVYGSGVMTSSGSKGQSFPLQQKLVICTVLLMVKEGKAREVTLGKVHDTYSKICASCHVAPVDQSEFLSLCQLIETRGVLALKKSKDARQTKMCLKMNEKEVEFALQDKVLMSVILEAGLPSNKDKKGKQL; encoded by the exons ATGCCAGTCCAAACTCGAAGGGGTAATCAGTCTACTCTGTCATTCCCAACAAGAAAAACTAACACACCGAGTAGGATTGAACACACACTCAAGGGTGGAGAGAAGAAACTTGATAGACTAAAGAGAGATCACTGCAGAAGTAAAAGTCtctcttcactttcaaaatcaacacctgtacatgtagatagtgAACAAAGCTTTATATCATTAGCTGATAGACTGGATGGGGTTATATCACCTAGGAAGAGGAGTACTG TTGTTGCTGCTAAGGACTCTCCTTTAAAGACACCATCTAAATCTCCAAGGAAGAGATCGATTTCAG atcattacaatgatgaaaaCCAAGAGCCAGAAGCTTGCAGTCCAACTAAAGTAAAGAGAAGTATCCTGGAATCAATGTCACCTTCAAAGCGATGCGAGTCCACTCCTATCAGGAAACTCGGCGTCGCAAGGCAAGATG GTGAGTGTTACAGCTCGGCCAAGAAAGCCCTTCACACATCTCTTCCGGAGCGTCTCCTTTGCAGAGAGAAAGAGACTCAAACCATCCAGTCTTTCCTCAAGAATCACCTAACCGCAAGGAAGCCGGGGAGTCTCTACATCTCTGGCGCACCGGGAACTGGCAAGACGGCTTGTCTTAAACAGATCTTACAGCAGCAACATAAG GGTAGCAGAAAGAGCAGTCAGCATATATTTGTAAACTGTATGTTAGTTAGACAGAGCCAAGGTATATATCACACAGTCTTGAAAGAGGTCAATCATGATGTATCAACGGATAAAATGTCAGCCAAGATGGCTGCCAGAGCTCTACAGAAGTCATTCACATCCCCTGGACCCACTGT ATTGTTAGTGTTGGATGAAATTGATCACTTAGACTCCAAGGGACAGGAGGTTCTTTACACCATGTTTGAATGGCCTAGTCTACCAAAATCAAGATTGGTTCTCGTTG GTGTGGCCAATTCACTGGATCTCACAGATAGGATACTGCCTAGGCTTCAATCCAGACCCAAATGTCGACCAGAGCTTCTTCATTTTGCTCCATACACAAGGACCCAGATCTCAACCATCTTGCAGGATAGACTCAAAGAG AGTACTGTTGATGGTACAGCTGTAGTAGATCCTATGGCCGTCCAGCTTTGTGCAAGGAAAGTAGCAGCAGTGGCTGGAGACGTGAGGAAAGCACTAGACGTCTGTAG GAGAGCAGTGGAGATTGTTGAAGCAGACATTAGGAGGCAGTCGATATTAAAACCATCAGGAG gCTCCCCAAGAAAAACCCTACTGTCACCCGTCAAATCATCTGCCAGGAATTCGCCCAAGAAAGGTTCTCCATCAAAGCTCCCAAAGAAAGTCTCTCTGCTCCAAGTCTCCAATGTCATCAATGAGGTGTATGGGTCAGGGGTCATGACCTCATCCGGAAGTAAAGGTCAAAGCTTCCCTCTGCAACAGAAGCTGGTTATCTGTACAGTTCTTCTCATGGTCAAGGAAGGCAAGGCTCGAGAGGTCACACTGGGAAAG GTCCATGATACATACTCAAAGATCTGTGCAAGTTGTCATGTGGCAcctgttgaccaatcagagttcCTGTCTCTTTGTCAGCTGATCGAGACTAGAGGTGTTCTTGCTCTCAAGAAATCAAAAGATGCTAGACAAACAAAG ATGTGCCTGAAGATGAATGAGAAGGAGGTAGAATTTGCTCTTCAAGATAAGGTCCTAATGTCGGTCATCTTGGAAGCTGGCTTGCCTAGCAACAAAGACAAGAAAGGCAAACAATTATGA
- the LOC129259882 gene encoding cell division control protein 6 homolog isoform X2 produces MFVSNHNIMPVQTRRGNQSTLSFPTRKTNTPSRIEHTLKGGEKKLDRLKRDHCRSKSLSSLSKSTPVHVDSEQSFISLADRLDGVISPRKRSTVVAAKDSPLKTPSKSPRKRSISDHYNDENQEPEACSPTKVKRSILESMSPSKRCESTPIRKLGVARQDGECYSSAKKALHTSLPERLLCREKETQTIQSFLKNHLTARKPGSLYISGAPGTGKTACLKQILQQQHKGSRKSSQHIFVNCMLVRQSQGIYHTVLKEVNHDVSTDKMSAKMAARALQKSFTSPGPTVLLVLDEIDHLDSKGQEVLYTMFEWPSLPKSRLVLVGVANSLDLTDRILPRLQSRPKCRPELLHFAPYTRTQISTILQDRLKESTVDGTAVVDPMAVQLCARKVAAVAGDVRKALDVCRRAVEIVEADIRRQSILKPSGGSPRKTLLSPVKSSARNSPKKGSPSKLPKKVSLLQVSNVINEVYGSGVMTSSGSKGQSFPLQQKLVICTVLLMVKEGKAREVTLGKVHDTYSKICASCHVAPVDQSEFLSLCQLIETRGVLALKKSKDARQTKMCLKMNEKEVEFALQDKVLMSVILEAGLPSNKDKKGKQL; encoded by the exons ATG tTTGTTTCTAACCATAACATCATGCCAGTCCAAACTCGAAGGGGTAATCAGTCTACTCTGTCATTCCCAACAAGAAAAACTAACACACCGAGTAGGATTGAACACACACTCAAGGGTGGAGAGAAGAAACTTGATAGACTAAAGAGAGATCACTGCAGAAGTAAAAGTCtctcttcactttcaaaatcaacacctgtacatgtagatagtgAACAAAGCTTTATATCATTAGCTGATAGACTGGATGGGGTTATATCACCTAGGAAGAGGAGTACTG TTGTTGCTGCTAAGGACTCTCCTTTAAAGACACCATCTAAATCTCCAAGGAAGAGATCGATTTCAG atcattacaatgatgaaaaCCAAGAGCCAGAAGCTTGCAGTCCAACTAAAGTAAAGAGAAGTATCCTGGAATCAATGTCACCTTCAAAGCGATGCGAGTCCACTCCTATCAGGAAACTCGGCGTCGCAAGGCAAGATG GTGAGTGTTACAGCTCGGCCAAGAAAGCCCTTCACACATCTCTTCCGGAGCGTCTCCTTTGCAGAGAGAAAGAGACTCAAACCATCCAGTCTTTCCTCAAGAATCACCTAACCGCAAGGAAGCCGGGGAGTCTCTACATCTCTGGCGCACCGGGAACTGGCAAGACGGCTTGTCTTAAACAGATCTTACAGCAGCAACATAAG GGTAGCAGAAAGAGCAGTCAGCATATATTTGTAAACTGTATGTTAGTTAGACAGAGCCAAGGTATATATCACACAGTCTTGAAAGAGGTCAATCATGATGTATCAACGGATAAAATGTCAGCCAAGATGGCTGCCAGAGCTCTACAGAAGTCATTCACATCCCCTGGACCCACTGT ATTGTTAGTGTTGGATGAAATTGATCACTTAGACTCCAAGGGACAGGAGGTTCTTTACACCATGTTTGAATGGCCTAGTCTACCAAAATCAAGATTGGTTCTCGTTG GTGTGGCCAATTCACTGGATCTCACAGATAGGATACTGCCTAGGCTTCAATCCAGACCCAAATGTCGACCAGAGCTTCTTCATTTTGCTCCATACACAAGGACCCAGATCTCAACCATCTTGCAGGATAGACTCAAAGAG AGTACTGTTGATGGTACAGCTGTAGTAGATCCTATGGCCGTCCAGCTTTGTGCAAGGAAAGTAGCAGCAGTGGCTGGAGACGTGAGGAAAGCACTAGACGTCTGTAG GAGAGCAGTGGAGATTGTTGAAGCAGACATTAGGAGGCAGTCGATATTAAAACCATCAGGAG gCTCCCCAAGAAAAACCCTACTGTCACCCGTCAAATCATCTGCCAGGAATTCGCCCAAGAAAGGTTCTCCATCAAAGCTCCCAAAGAAAGTCTCTCTGCTCCAAGTCTCCAATGTCATCAATGAGGTGTATGGGTCAGGGGTCATGACCTCATCCGGAAGTAAAGGTCAAAGCTTCCCTCTGCAACAGAAGCTGGTTATCTGTACAGTTCTTCTCATGGTCAAGGAAGGCAAGGCTCGAGAGGTCACACTGGGAAAG GTCCATGATACATACTCAAAGATCTGTGCAAGTTGTCATGTGGCAcctgttgaccaatcagagttcCTGTCTCTTTGTCAGCTGATCGAGACTAGAGGTGTTCTTGCTCTCAAGAAATCAAAAGATGCTAGACAAACAAAG ATGTGCCTGAAGATGAATGAGAAGGAGGTAGAATTTGCTCTTCAAGATAAGGTCCTAATGTCGGTCATCTTGGAAGCTGGCTTGCCTAGCAACAAAGACAAGAAAGGCAAACAATTATGA